The sequence GAAATCGAAAGTGTGCTGGTGGTCTGGGATAGCTTGGTCTAAAACAGCGACCTCAACATATCGCAGCTGAAGACACCGTGGAGGTTTGCTGAAGTGGGCTCGAAAATTCATGTGACTGCCATCATTGAAGACGGTGCCGTGATCGGTACAGATTGCGTCGTTGGGCCCTACTGCCATATCGGCAAGGATGTGCAACTGGGCGATGGCAACCTGCTTCACTCTCATGTATCGCTGATGGGGTCTACGGTCGCCGGCTCAGGCAACGAATTTTTTCCCTACGCATGCATCGGCGGGCGCACGGAAGACATGAAGTTCAAGCCAGGCGCCACGGCGTATGTCGAGATCGGCGATGGCAATGTCTTTCGTGAATATTGCACGGTCAATGCAGCCACCGATGATGGCGCGACAACGCGAATTGCCGACCACAACATGTTTCTATCAGACAGCCATGTGGGCCACGACTGCCAGATCGGCAGCCACATCGTACTGGGCTGCGGCTCCAAGCTGGCTGGGCATGTACACATCGATGACTGCGCCACTGTCAACGGCATGACCGGCGTCATACAGTTTGTGCGCCTGGGCAAATATGCGTTCATAGGCGCCACCAACAAAGTCACCAAAGACATCCTGCCCTTCATGATTGCGGAGGGTAATCCGTCAGTGATCCGCATCGTCAACACCATAGGACTCGAGCGCAAAGGTTTTGATGCCCCACGCATACGCCGAATCCAAAGTGCAATGCGCCAGCTGTCCAAATCGCCAGAGTCGCTGCAAGCGGCCGCGCAAGCCCTGCACGCAACGCACGCTGACGATGTGGACCTGCGCGAGATTGCCGAATTCATCGCTGGCTCACGCACAGGCATTGCCAAGATGGGTCATTGACCGCCACTGCGGCCCGCATTGGGCTGCCATGCCTCCAGCCGCTGAGCCCATGTGCTGCATCCCGAACGAATACAGGTATGCACCCTGTATGCGATTGGCAAGGGGAAATTCAGCCCCTGAACCTATCGAAAAACAAAATCAACCTTTGATAATTCATGCGCTATCTCCACATCGAACTGACGCCTGAAAAATTGAGCGAAGCATGGATAAATTGCAACATCAGACTTTTTCCAAGAACTGCAAAAAAAGCCCGCAAAGCGCGGGCTTTTTTATGGGTATCCAGATCAAACTCTGGCCCATTCAAAAACATCACATTCATTCGTGGGCTGCCATCTTTGAGTTTGTGTTGCTCTTTTTATGGTCTTTTCCCTGGCTAGCATCAGATTCTTTCTGTTTTTCTTTTTCAGCGCTGGAGGCATTTTTATCCCCAGAGCTGAAAAAATCAGTGACAGAATCCAGGAAGTTATGCCATTGAGAAAGCGGATGTTCAAACATATTCATCTCCAATTGCCTGCCAGGCACGGTTCTCAGAAAGGTCTGAATCCAGCAGGAGGTGCTGCCGGTTCCACAGACGACCAGTGTGGATTTTGGGGTGGGGAGTACCGAGGGTTTCTGCGTCGTCGCCATCCCATAAAAAATGACCTTCAACATCCGGCAATCCGGGTTTCCGGCTGCGAATGCTGTAAAAGGTGTTTTCTGTTAATTGCATATGGACCTCCGGTCCTTTACTCCAGTCAATACTGACCGGGTTTTTGCCATATTTTTTAGAATAAATGGATATTGGCAGCGAGACTGAGCCTGGTATAGGCTCAGGTGCGGAATAAAGAATCCGCTTCAGCTTCTGCGCTGCTTCAGGTTTTCCACCTGTACAACGCTTTGGAGCGCTTGTTGCCCCATAAAAACCGGGGATACTTCTTTCTGAAGCTGATGAACAAAATAACCACCAGGATTTTGAGGGTCTTTCATTCCTGTATGGACTTGCTAGAGCCCGCCAATGAGAGCGGCGGCTCTGCTGAGGATCGATATTCCAACTTCCGTCTCGTCACGGAAAAATCGACTGCCGATTTGCACACTACTCTCTTATGAGCACAAAAACCGTTTTTTGAAAAAAATTTACATCAATGTAGGCTTCGCGCTATAAAAATAGAAGCATTCTTTCAAGATAAACATTCGCTCTCTCGATTCTTGCTGGCCGTCGAAGCCTTGGTTCAAATTCCGGGCCGGGCGCGGCCTCAGCATAATGCCCCTGTTACTCGGCCGGTTTATCAAAAGGCATCGTGGCACCAGCCACGAATCCATGCCGGAAAAAGGGTGAGCCGCTGCCCAACGGTTAATGTGTTTCTGGCAATTTAAAGGCCGACACCATATGTGCCAGTTGCTCGGCTTCCTGGTTCAAGACCTGCGTCCGGGCAACGGCGTCGTCAATGAGCGCCGCGTTCTGCTGCACGGTGTTGTCCATCGCGGATACGGCCATCGTCATCTCGGCCAACCCTTTGCTCTGCTCTTCGCTGGAGACCCGGATATCGCCCATCAGCTGCCTTGCGTGGAGCACATTCTTGACCAGCCCTTGCAACGCTTCGCCCGCCTTGTGCACCTGGCGGCTGCCCACGCCCACATTCAAGGCGGATTCATCAATCAGGGCTTTGATTTCGCGTGCGGCCTGTGCGCTGCGCTGCGCCAGGGTTCTGACCTCCGATGCCACCACGGAAAACCCCCGGCCTGATTCACCTGCCCGGGCGGCCTCCACCGCGGCATTCAATGCCAGGATATTCGTTTGGAATGCGATGCTGTCGATGACAGAAATAATTTCGACCATCCTGCCAGAAGACAGGCTCACATTATTCATTGTCGAAATCACCTCCTGCATCAGGCCGCCACAGCCGCTGGCCGTTTGCGCGGTGCTTTCCACCAACTCATCCGCCTGGTGGGTGTTTTCCGTATTTTGGCGCACGGTTGCATTCAACTCTTCCATGGCGGCAGCGCTTTGCTCCAATGCGGCTGCCTGCTGCGTCACCCGCTCGGACAGCTCCGCATTATTTTCGGCCAGATTGGCCGTATTCCCGGCAACAACCTGGCTGCTATGGCGCACTGCCAGCAACATGGATGAAATCTTGTCGGCAAACAAATTGAATGCCTGTGCAATCGCAGAGATTTCATCCCCACCCCGCACCTCCATCCGGTGGGTCAGGTCACCGTCTCCCTGTGCAATATCGTCCAGTGCCTTGCGCGTGGCTTCCAGCCTTGTGATCAATCTGCGCGCCAACAGCCAGACGCCCAAGAGCAGCAGCGCCATGGTGGGCAGCAGCACTCCCAGCACATCCTGCATCATGGCTTTCGCCAGGCCGGTGATGCGGCTTTTCGGAGTGACCAGCCCAATCATCCAGCCCGTATCCGCCATAGGGAACAGCATCGCCTCCGAAGCGCCGTGCAGCAGTTGATCGTTGTCGAGGGGAATGCTGTCCACCTCTGCGGGAGCACCATGTGGTTTTTTCAGCCTGGCTGCAACCGGCCCAAGCCAGCCGTTCTGGGCGGCCAGTTCATCAAAGGTTTTGAATTTTTTGTTCTCGTCACCGGGAAAATAAATCAGCTGCCCCTGCCTGTCCGCCACAAAGGCGTAGCCACCGGTACGGTCGCCATACTGCTGCATGATGGTGGCAATGCTATCCAGCCGGATATCGGTGGTGGCAACACCCGCGAATCTTCCATCTTTTTGGTACGCCACGCTGCAGGTCACCATGTTCACGCCAGAAACCGGG comes from Comamonas sp. GB3 AK4-5 and encodes:
- the lpxA gene encoding acyl-ACP--UDP-N-acetylglucosamine O-acyltransferase encodes the protein MTAIIEDGAVIGTDCVVGPYCHIGKDVQLGDGNLLHSHVSLMGSTVAGSGNEFFPYACIGGRTEDMKFKPGATAYVEIGDGNVFREYCTVNAATDDGATTRIADHNMFLSDSHVGHDCQIGSHIVLGCGSKLAGHVHIDDCATVNGMTGVIQFVRLGKYAFIGATNKVTKDILPFMIAEGNPSVIRIVNTIGLERKGFDAPRIRRIQSAMRQLSKSPESLQAAAQALHATHADDVDLREIAEFIAGSRTGIAKMGH
- a CDS encoding methyl-accepting chemotaxis protein, which codes for MFWYPSRISPRLTIGGVLLLAITTAIIVFVMLWRGQPRVVEVNTALIEETGRGLTARLSTILSHTDGKTVSLARLAEVLPNEETLYRHIPPHLIGSNTIITGGGIWPEPGAFTPGVEKRSFFWARNAAGALIFSDEYNMDATVDYHKESWYQDVRERIADSCWWSDVYQDPVSGVNMVTCSVAYQKDGRFAGVATTDIRLDSIATIMQQYGDRTGGYAFVADRQGQLIYFPGDENKKFKTFDELAAQNGWLGPVAARLKKPHGAPAEVDSIPLDNDQLLHGASEAMLFPMADTGWMIGLVTPKSRITGLAKAMMQDVLGVLLPTMALLLLGVWLLARRLITRLEATRKALDDIAQGDGDLTHRMEVRGGDEISAIAQAFNLFADKISSMLLAVRHSSQVVAGNTANLAENNAELSERVTQQAAALEQSAAAMEELNATVRQNTENTHQADELVESTAQTASGCGGLMQEVISTMNNVSLSSGRMVEIISVIDSIAFQTNILALNAAVEAARAGESGRGFSVVASEVRTLAQRSAQAAREIKALIDESALNVGVGSRQVHKAGEALQGLVKNVLHARQLMGDIRVSSEEQSKGLAEMTMAVSAMDNTVQQNAALIDDAVARTQVLNQEAEQLAHMVSAFKLPETH